TTGTGTCGTATGGCGGCCGCCACTATTTCTCAGCCCGGGATGACTTCGGCCACGGCACACACACGGCCTCAACAGTCGCTGGGATGCCCATCGGCCTCAGCATGAAAGGAATGGGCGGTGACAAGGTCATTCGTGGTGGCGCTCCTGGTGCACGCCTCGCTGTCTACAAGGTTTGCTGGTTCAACAGGTCAGTGGAAACACTCTCTCTTAGAAAGCTTTTACATACTTCAATATTTAGATTATATTATATGTATTGGCTATTAAAAGAAAAGTTAGGGCGTCGCCATATAGTCTTGTTCGAGTTTTTATTTCATTACTTTTCTTGATCATTGAGCTATTGCAACAGATGTACCTGCTCAGACTTGCTCAAAGCTTTTGATGATGCCATCGCTGATGGTGTCGACATAGTGACATTTTCGATCGGTGGATTCGTGCGGCATAATCGTCCGGGATTCATGAGTGATTGCATTTCAATTGGTACGTTGCATGCGTTTGAAAAAGGAATTCTTTTTTCTTCTAGTGCCGGAAATAGTAGAGAACCGGAGACTGTGGACGATGCCGCACCATGGATGCTGACGGTTGCAGCCACTTCTACCGATAGGGAGCTCGTTGCCACCGTCGAGTTGGGAAACTCAGAGACCTTGAGGGTATGGCCTTCACATTTTCCATTTATTGACTTAAAAATGGTAATTTCAATAATGCAGGGAATGAAAATTTATACGTAAAGTAATTGGCttatatatattgtatttttTCTCCTTTAATTGGTcaatattgtattttttttttttttttttttgctaggATTCATGATTCTCATGTCACTTCAACTAAATAAGAGCTAagtatgcaaaaaaaaaaaatccaattaTGACCGTAAAATCATTTTTTGATTAATTAGAGTACCAAAACCCTATCTACACCTAATTATTATCATTTTTAGACTTTTTTCAATGTATGTAGTTGggatttaattaaatttcttcTACTATCTTGTTAGGATCAAATTCTTTAAATCTAATTCAAATACATAATGAAATTCTTGTTTTTGAAGGGGCAAGGTTTCAACTACTACGATATGAATGGATATAATGAACTAGTTTATGGAAGAAATGCGGCAAAATATTGGAGATGGGCAGACAGTGCAAGGTACATGCAACATTATACAATCagaaactatattttttttatatcatatatatGTTTGTCTCTCTAACGATTTTGAtcatttaatcaattaaataaattttaatcttAGTGCATTAACTTGTTACTTGTTTTTTTTCTCTATCCttgttttttatttgttttgtattttcatttttctttagtAATTTGGTCATTTTGTTTGTATTTTAGTCCTCATGTCCCACGGTGTATTGACTTGGAAATACTAAAAGGATTAAAGTTTCAAACAAAGGactaatttgaaaaatatagtaTTAAGACTCAATTTGATAATACACAGATCCAAAGACAAACATACACGAAGAATATTACAATTTTTCTTACATTACTATCAATCAATTTTCTAATATCTAACTAGCTCATTCAATTGTATCTCACATCTCAATGAAAAATTTTCAGTTTCTGCAAAGAGGGTACACTTGACCCCAGAGTTGTTTGGGGAAAAATTGTGGTGTGCATCAAGGATTCTTGGAACGACAAAACGTTGCCGAAATCCGACATTGTGCGCGAGAATGGAGGCATTGGAGTGATCGTCGTTGATCCATATTCAAGCAAcgatatgagtttgaactttaTGATACCAACAACTGTGATAGGCGTGGAGGATGCAAGAAAGCTGGATGCATACATGAGAAGTACAAGGTAAAATGGATAATTTAATCCATACATATAAAAATATACACACCAAAAATTTATTGTAATGAGATTGTCAACTTACTTTACAAACAAGGTAGTTTTTATCTATTTTTAATAAGGAATTTAGCCTATATACTAGTTTATAGGGAATTTATCCTAATTATCTTGGTAGTTTGGTTGCAAAATGATAATTTTGGACATGATTCAGCCGCCCTTTTGCTTATATTCGGCGGCACGAGGCTCAGATCAACCAACAACCTGCCCCGAAGATGGCCGTGTTTTCTTCCCGAGGACCTGGATCTGCCCTAGACATCATCAAAgtacgattttttttttcatttttcttataaGACGGACTACGAATATATTCGATATTTTGccaatgaataatttttttgtgttATGCAATTATCAATATATCTATAGTTTTGGTAACTACATATTTTTATAAACATCgatgataaattcaaattattatCACTACACAGCCGGATGTAGCAGCTCCAGGGCTTAACATTTTAGCAAGCTGGCCTACATGGAATCATGAAGATCCGGGCCGTCCATGGTTTGGCTTCGATTCCGGAACTTCCATGTCTGCCCCTCATGCTGCGGCCATAGGTGCAACCTTGAAAGGAATTCATCCCAACTTCAGTCCAGCTGCTATAAAATCAGCCATCATGACGACAGGTAAGCTTCATATATATGTTCCATTCGTAGTTCCTTTTCGATATTACATTTGTTGCATTATATAGTAAGATAAGATGTACTTAATTTGTAACAtacataatatattaattacttgataaaagaaattttttgaatCTTATCTTGTAATATAACTTAATAGTATTACAACAATTTtacgaaaaatatattatattattcaaatTTGGTCAGATTGGTTGATCGGTGTTAGGACACTAATAGTGGAGGAAGCAttatagctttacattcaccatttttttaaatgaaaaatggaatataatttttttttaaattaaaattttttgtattaaaatgtataattaattttattttaaaattcacTTGCTCTTTTAATTTTAACAAAACAACTTTGTTagaaaaaatgaaatatatggcAGTTTTTACGTAAAACTAAGATTTAAGATACAAGCATGGTTTAGAGATTTCTAACTAAGCTTTTGTCTAAGCATATAAACACTAGAAGATTGGTTATAATTTTATGCGTgcattatgtattatttgaataAGTATTCACGTATACAAATTTAATATTCGGCACCAAACTTTGATTTATCTAGAATAAACTGAATGAAATATGTGTATGAATTTGTGACAGCCTCACATCTGGATAACACTGGAGGACCAATTCAATCTGATAATGGAAAGGCCACCTCCGTTCGACATGGGATCAGGAAACATAAACCCAACAATGCTCTCATCCTGGCCTTATTTACGACTACAACATGAATGACATGATTGCATATTTATGCAATATTGCCAATTCCAAGACTATTGGAAACATACTTAGAGCCAGAGTCACATGTCCTTCGCCTGGAATTCCTCATACAATCTGAATTACCCTTCCATTTTTGTTTCCAATTTATATCGACCAGTTAAAGTTACTACGAACCACTACTTACGTAGGCAATGAAGGGGATCCGAAATCCTTCCATGTAAAGGTCGAAATCCAGAAGGGGTTTTGCTGCAAGTCGAACCAAGTGTTCTTGATTTTTCTGATGGTAAAAAGACTGCAACTTACATAGTGAACGTGGTTCCGAACAGCGGATCAGGAAAATATGTGTTTGGAAGTATTACTTGGTCCAATGATGTGCATTCGGTGCGGAGTCCAGTAGCAATTCGAGTTTCTTGAAAGTGAGACTTAAGTTAGATTTAATAATTGGACACCGAATAATATTAttgttaataatatttatatttttattatttttttgggtAGGCTTTCTTCCCTCCTCCTTTAGATTATTGGTTCcttctataatttttttttattttataatttaatgcaTTTTATATTATGTAAGtatttaatatgattatttagttgttatataaataaatattcttttggtTATATTAACATGTGTATTCGATTAGATAGCGATGGTTTCGGGTATTACCCAATTagctaaattaaaatcttaaataaatattaaaataaatatttttaaaaaaagaaagaccCGTGGTGAACAATAGATCTATAATTGGGATATTTTAGTATGTTtcgattaaaattttaatagaatcaataataatttaacatatttttttgtttaaaaagcTAAAAACTTAAATGCTTACAATGTAATGAAGTACCCTATTTATACTACTCTTATCATGAATAAATGGTTATGATCAATGCAATCGTATGATGAAAACTAAGTCTCCAAAATCATCCAAAATATCTTTGAAAATGTTCTAAAATATATATGGGAGAACTTTCtagaaatatattaaaatttatgtattgtaaaaaaaaaaactaaaataagaTACATGTATCTTCAATAATTCTTAAGAAATTCaacctatattttaaatatgaagaaattgaattaaatttgAAGGGAAACTTGCAAAATCGAGAAATAAAGGTGGAATGTAGCTGGAAATCGATCTAAAAATTAAGCTTCAATGCTGGAAGCCAAAATGATCTAGAAATGACATCAACGTCGTATGGTGGTCGCGAAGCAGAGGTTCTCGGAACACGGCTGAACTCGTCGGGGATGGGTGAGGTTTGAGTGAACTTGCTCCTAAACTCGACTACTACCTCCCCTCTGTCGGAAAACACCAAAGTAGCCAAGAAATCGGCCGAAGATAGCAGCATGCAGTCGAGGCCGCGACAGATGAGCCTCAAttatttaattgaaattttatatttggtaGTAAAGTTCAATCAATTCGGTTTGCCGAAATTTTTTTGGTCAATTCGACTTTAGAAAGATCGGCTCGATTTTAATCGAACGTTAATCCTGTCGAGGAAAGAGGTCGAGAGCTATATTCCATGTAAACTTTGTAGGCTAAATGATGTCGGGGTTTCAATAAGAGGCCGAACTCACAGTTGCCCTGAAATGTTCATGTGCCTAACCCACATTAGAAATATTTGTGGCATAAAATATATTAgtgaaataattttaattacGTTAAGATTTTACTTAATAAATTAGGTAATCAGTTTTATTTgccaaataataaaaattataataaatatatttttcgtaaatacatattatttaaatgaattataaatatttttttaatcttaaAAACGTATTTTTGTAATAAATTTGTATTGTTTCCCTAAATCTGAATTGGTCTGGCAGTAAGTAGCATACAAGCGAGGAGTGTTGGttggtatttttttatttatcttgaGAAATCACGATATAGAAATGAGTGAACTAAATTACTATAAGAAAATAGTCGATGCAAGAGTTTGACTCTTTTTTCTTAAAACGATATTGTCTCGCTCCGATACTCACAGTTTGTGGTAATTCGTTCCCAATATTCATCTATGACGGATTCAAAATAGTAGCACTTGGAGggtgtcaaaatcagacacgaACCACAAACCTGACACGGTTCAAcccgaaaaaaatcaggtttgtGTTTGGGGAATTTTCGGGTCCAGATCGAGTTGGATTCGATAGCTGATCCGGAAAAAATGATCGGCTTGGTTGGGGGCTGATTgacccaaaatatttttttttaaaaaaatataataataaatattttctacatttttatatactgcatgtctaaaaaaatatttattgtatatttatatcataaattttcataaatttaatatttattttgaatttttattttttaaaacaattgtTTATATTATTAGTAATAACTTTATTTTTCTACTATTAGACTTTCAATTTAAATCACATATATGAtggagattttattattatgtgtttaaattaaaatattattattatttgaattttatttaattttcttacaacaaatttaaaaacaaattcaaaatgGGGTAAATCGGGTTGATCGGTTGATTCGGGTTCAGCTTGAGTGTTTTCGGGTGGgctcgggttcgggttgggcaatttttgaatagtactattgcccaacccgacccaacccaccCGAATTGACACCCCTAGTAGCATTACAAATTTAAAGACACGCGAACTTTGAAAAATGTTTAGAACACTATCAAGATGGTATGCAAATTTTCCAATTtcaatttaaagtttaaatttaaaattccaAACTTAAGATTTTATatcttgaaatttgaattttaagcgCTAATTCTTAAAAATTCGCATAGAGAGCTAAACTTAGAGAGAAAGGAGAAGAAGAGACAAATTATGTGTGAATACAATGAATTAGACCTTATTTATAGAAGATGAAAAGCCTTAAATGAAATGATGCATCATTTATCAATCACTCTCAATAGACTTGTGCCTTCGCCAAGTCTAAAGTGGCGCCTCTTAATCACACGGCAATTTGCCGTGtgatttcataatttttttaaatatatattatatatataatatttcaatattgtggggacccggacgctagttcatgtcttaatcattattaatgtcaaatatacaattaagaaaagtgggactaaatttttttccttttaaattataatgcggaaacgtaatgtaatctatCTCATATACATGCagtaaaaaaatacaaatcatgtactacatgtctctatctcaactaggttcaacagcTATACATCAAGCGTTGAatctattctgcttctgggcccggatctccacgctaactataatctctcatcctcttcctgatatGATCATGTCCcactgttgtcatgcacacatacaaacaagataacagccggataactccggtgagaactacatttccagtataaatcatgtatacatgcattttatatacaaatataacatcatgaaacaaatattcataacatgtatcaaaatcagaaacattaatcaatacaaactccgaATCACATTCCGTgattcttagactctgactcgactcatcctaatctagggatcccgatctgaatagaACATACActcacctacactcccgatcggggtggtggtacgttcttattcgcggactttggctctttccatatcgaacatcagtaatagaagaaactctaattctatccacttcgatataaccaaacgttccggcgtcttggcgaatcagccactaACTAGGCATATCAGCCTTgacatatcctgccaaacctctgtgacaatgtgcaatgggcccagtgacgattccatcactatcaggcacccttgtcacgagatcaatcgtctacgactagacgtatccgcctatgactcaatacataaatcaatagatcaaaaatatcaatctcattcaattgcaaatatcaatgcaataaggtaaagtatgtgattttgggaaactcaagtcaaatcaaactcgagttgtgcaatcccgcaatcaacatcaatttataccttccatttcgttctgtcgatctgactctgtcgaagtctcgaactcactgcctgtcaaatcaatctggcaataacaatatcgaatacactgtatcaatgtataacttaattcaagacctgttctgatcaatactcaaatcaaacataatctgatccatatcaacgatatcatgatacaatctcaatcaaaacTGAATccgatcaaaatcaatctactgatgtttcgacggcataacaatacaatctcaataacccgtcaatctcaacatcacagatataataccacaactcataatcgatatcaatacgaatcataatcttcaataataacatatcataatatcaaatctgtacaatctcgatcatattacttcagaaaatcataacaa
This window of the Primulina tabacum isolate GXHZ01 chromosome 12, ASM2559414v2, whole genome shotgun sequence genome carries:
- the LOC142520153 gene encoding subtilisin-like serine-protease S codes for the protein MKTLINFVLLYFLFNIVHGSNVTSAADGRKHYIVYMGSHSFPSSESVISSNHDLLSSVTGSTSIEAQKAIIYHYHRSFRGFSAMLTPEEAHKISYQESVVSVFENQNGHLETSRSWDFVGAAAQSVFTVQSEQKDLDVIVGHLDSGIWPESPSFRADGFGPAPARWKGHCPDEPQCNNKVIGYRWYSRGFEQENGPIVSYGGRHYFSARDDFGHGTHTASTVAGMPIGLSMKGMGGDKVIRGGAPGARLAVYKVCWFNRCTCSDLLKAFDDAIADGVDIVTFSIGGFVRHNRPGFMSDCISIGTLHAFEKGILFSSSAGNSREPETVDDAAPWMLTVAATSTDRELVATVELGNSETLRGQGFNYYDMNGYNELVYGRNAAKYWRWADSASFCKEGTLDPRVVWGKIVVCIKDSWNDKTLPKSDIVRENGGIGVIVVDPYSSNDMSLNFMIPTTVIGVEDARKLDAYMRSTSRPFAYIRRHEAQINQQPAPKMAVFSSRGPGSALDIIKPDVAAPGLNILASWPTWNHEDPGRPWFGFDSGTSMSAPHAAAIGATLKGIHPNFSPAAIKSAIMTTASHLDNTGGPIQSDNGKATSVRHGIRKHKPNNALILALFTTTT